Proteins found in one Mucilaginibacter gracilis genomic segment:
- a CDS encoding CBS domain-containing protein, giving the protein MLASELLSNAMPPVRSSDTIQKVIDRMTEFKVSHLPIVNDDVFLGLVAEDDLIEQTDYSTPVGDLFLPLVNPYVVENQHIYDVIRLFNEQQLSVVPVLDIRKNYLGLISINTMNEYFARLTSVSEPGGIIVLEITNRNNSLAHMAQIVESDNAQVLSSYIRSFPDSTRLEVTLKVNKQDISGIVASFLRYNYTVQATFNFTPVDDNSMNRYDSLMNYLNL; this is encoded by the coding sequence ATGTTAGCATCCGAACTCTTGTCAAACGCAATGCCCCCTGTTCGTTCTTCCGATACGATACAGAAGGTTATTGACCGTATGACGGAGTTTAAGGTAAGCCATTTACCCATTGTTAACGACGATGTGTTTTTAGGCCTGGTTGCCGAAGACGACCTGATAGAGCAAACCGATTACAGCACACCCGTAGGCGATTTGTTTTTGCCCCTGGTTAACCCTTATGTGGTAGAAAACCAGCATATTTACGATGTGATACGCTTGTTTAACGAGCAGCAATTAAGTGTTGTGCCTGTGTTAGACATCCGTAAAAACTACCTCGGCCTTATCTCTATCAATACCATGAACGAGTATTTTGCCAGGCTAACTTCAGTATCCGAGCCGGGCGGCATTATTGTACTCGAAATAACAAACCGTAACAATTCGTTGGCCCACATGGCGCAAATAGTTGAGTCGGACAATGCGCAGGTGCTCAGTTCATACATCCGCTCCTTTCCCGATTCAACCCGGCTGGAAGTTACCTTAAAGGTAAACAAGCAAGATATATCGGGCATTGTAGCTTCTTTTTTGCGTTACAACTATACCGTACAAGCCACTTTCAATTTTACCCCGGTTGATGATAATTCAATGAACCGCTACGACTCATTGATGAACTACCTTAATTTATAA
- a CDS encoding NAD kinase, whose product MKIGIYSRQFNDTVLPYVQQVFNVLVQHEVEIYVFQDLDQFLSGKINISGAYKTFNKQQPLNGVIDVLLTLGGDGTLLDTVSFIRDSGIPVIGINFGRLGFLASINKDDITAAIHAVVNNEFTLDSRVLLTIESENQVFDGDNFALNDITFHKRDDSAMITIHAYLDGELLNSYWADGIIISTPTGSTAYALSCGGPIVLPQSGNIVITPVAPHNLNVRPIVLGDDSVLTFEVECRSANYLVSCDSRTVVIDNSIKFSIRKAAFQLNLVRLNNETYLTTLRNKLLWGIDARNY is encoded by the coding sequence ATGAAGATAGGTATTTACAGCAGGCAATTTAACGACACGGTATTACCCTATGTACAACAGGTTTTTAATGTACTGGTACAGCACGAGGTCGAAATTTACGTTTTTCAGGATCTGGATCAATTTCTTTCAGGAAAAATAAATATATCCGGCGCTTATAAAACCTTTAATAAACAGCAGCCCTTAAACGGTGTTATTGATGTTTTGCTAACCCTTGGCGGCGATGGTACCTTGCTGGATACGGTATCTTTCATCCGCGACTCGGGCATTCCTGTTATCGGTATCAACTTTGGCAGGCTTGGTTTTTTGGCCAGCATTAATAAGGATGATATTACAGCCGCCATACACGCTGTTGTAAATAACGAATTTACGCTGGATAGCCGCGTATTGCTCACCATCGAATCGGAAAACCAGGTGTTTGATGGCGATAACTTTGCGCTTAACGATATTACGTTTCATAAGCGCGATGATTCGGCCATGATAACCATACACGCTTACCTTGATGGCGAATTACTTAACTCGTACTGGGCCGATGGCATCATTATATCAACACCCACAGGTTCAACAGCATATGCATTAAGTTGTGGCGGGCCAATCGTATTACCACAATCGGGCAATATCGTAATTACGCCTGTTGCGCCGCATAACCTTAACGTGCGCCCCATTGTACTTGGCGATGATAGCGTGCTTACTTTTGAGGTAGAATGCCGCAGTGCCAATTACCTGGTATCGTGCGATTCGCGAACCGTTGTTATAGATAATTCTATTAAATTCAGCATTCGTAAGGCTGCATTCCAACTTAATTTGGTGCGCCTTAATAATGAAACCTACTTAACTACGTTACGTAACAAACTATTGTGGGGTATTGATGCCCGTAACTATTAA
- the porG gene encoding type IX secretion system protein PorG encodes MSKILLLLFAGLFVLTYTVNAQSWEVGATVGASGYIGDFNPNNPLKFTDPVYGLFLKRNFDPYFSLKLGVSHGTISGYDSQSSNQQMQNRNLSFFTNLDETSLIGELNFFSYIPLVGKNIFTPYIFAGIGTVSYTPQTTYNGEDYDLRALMTEGQQKPYKESAIAVPFGVGVKYNITGQWNIILDLGYRYTNTGYLDDVYGAYPNKTVLTTDIARILSDRSGEINGNYIGSAGSQRGNYRNDTYMFLGFTVSYTFLSSKCYSFR; translated from the coding sequence ATGTCTAAAATTTTATTGTTGCTATTTGCAGGCTTGTTTGTGCTTACTTACACGGTAAACGCTCAAAGCTGGGAAGTAGGTGCAACCGTAGGTGCATCGGGCTACATAGGCGATTTTAACCCCAATAACCCGCTTAAATTTACCGACCCCGTTTACGGCCTATTTTTGAAACGCAATTTTGATCCCTATTTCTCCTTAAAACTTGGTGTATCTCATGGTACCATAAGCGGGTACGATAGCCAGTCGTCAAATCAGCAAATGCAAAACCGCAACCTTAGTTTTTTTACTAATCTGGACGAAACAAGCCTCATCGGCGAATTAAATTTCTTTTCATACATACCTTTGGTTGGCAAAAATATATTTACACCTTACATTTTTGCCGGCATAGGCACCGTATCATACACCCCCCAAACAACCTACAATGGTGAGGATTATGATTTGCGCGCCTTAATGACCGAGGGCCAGCAAAAGCCCTATAAAGAGTCGGCTATTGCTGTTCCGTTTGGTGTAGGGGTTAAGTACAACATTACCGGGCAGTGGAACATTATTTTGGATCTGGGTTATCGGTATACCAATACGGGCTATCTTGATGATGTTTATGGCGCATATCCAAACAAAACCGTTCTCACAACAGATATCGCACGTATATTGTCTGATCGTTCTGGCGAAATAAATGGTAATTACATCGGTTCGGCGGGCTCACAACGTGGTAATTACCGTAACGATACTTACATGTTTTTAGGCTTTACCGTATCCTACACTTTTTTAAGTTCAAAGTGTTATAGCTTTAGGTAA
- a CDS encoding isoprenyl transferase, with protein sequence MGFLEQIDRTRLPQHIAVIMDGNGRWAKEKGKLRVFGHHNGVLSVRDVVEGAGELGVKYLTLYTFSSENWNRPKYEVTAIMELLISTINKEIKKLMQNNVRLNTIGDIDMLPKKCSDELENAIKKTAGNTGLVLTLALSYSSRREIIHATRAIAAKVESGELKAADITEELFSQHLHTSDLPDPELLIRTSGEYRISNYLLWQIAYAELYFTDKLWPDFRREDLFEAILDYQKRERRFGLISEQIN encoded by the coding sequence ATGGGATTCCTAGAGCAGATAGACAGAACCAGGTTGCCGCAGCACATAGCCGTGATTATGGATGGAAACGGGCGTTGGGCTAAAGAGAAGGGCAAACTGCGTGTATTTGGCCATCACAATGGCGTGCTATCCGTGCGCGATGTTGTAGAAGGAGCAGGCGAGTTGGGGGTAAAGTATTTAACGCTTTACACATTCTCGTCAGAAAACTGGAATCGCCCAAAATACGAGGTTACCGCCATTATGGAGTTATTGATATCAACCATCAATAAAGAAATAAAAAAATTAATGCAGAACAACGTTCGCCTCAACACCATAGGCGATATTGATATGCTACCAAAAAAATGTAGCGACGAATTAGAAAACGCAATTAAAAAAACTGCCGGTAATACAGGCCTTGTGCTTACGCTGGCATTAAGTTACAGTTCGCGCCGCGAAATTATACACGCAACCCGGGCCATTGCTGCCAAGGTTGAAAGCGGGGAGCTTAAAGCGGCAGATATTACAGAAGAGTTATTTTCGCAGCACCTGCACACTTCTGATTTGCCCGACCCGGAATTATTGATCAGAACAAGCGGCGAGTACCGGATAAGTAATTATTTGCTTTGGCAAATAGCCTACGCCGAGCTTTATTTTACCGATAAGCTATGGCCCGATTTTAGGCGTGAGGATTTGTTTGAGGCCATACTTGATTATCAGAAACGCGAAAGGCGTTTTGGCCTCATAAGCGAGCAGATTAACTAA
- the bamA gene encoding outer membrane protein assembly factor BamA: MNKFLFAILFSMICSGVWAQVSNQPRAALSKQIPPDSLSYLNPREYIIGGITVSGTKFLDKDVLIQISKLNKGDKITIPGEASSNVIKALWDQGLFDDVQLNITRLTLDSVYFDIQITERPRLSRIHLTGIRKGEIEDIQKMLNDKGGKIVNENLLNTTTNIIKKHFNEKGFLNTTVIIKQRKDPADANSVILDVAIDKKQKVKINKITFEGNVAFTPKKLKGYLGKTRERKWYHLFGSKKFMRDKYDEDKQDFTDKLQAKGYRDAEIVSDSVYRHDDKTVDIKIKIYEGPKYYFGKVTFSGNAKYPTAFLNTLLRIKKGDIFSEENLNKRLSGPTANSDDISSLYLNDGYLTYQADPVQTRIYNDTIDVDVRMYEGPQYTINRVLIKGNDVTNDKVILRGLHTKPGQRFSKEAIVRSTRDITQLGNFDEQKTDPKPTNINPQDGTVDIVYNVVEKPSDQIELSGGFGGGQLVGTLGLTFNNFSLRNLFNGKAYRPLPKGDGQKLSLRGQSNGQDYQNYSFTFSEPWLGGKKPIYFALTAYTQLSSNVSSYASTDPNYYHLKINGAGVTLGRQLKWPDDAFQLNYSFNVDHYSLQNYPGYLFKNGTSWNIKLTQEFSRNSLDAPIYPTSGSNLKFTVQVTPPYSLFNNTNYKIATAQERYQFVEYHKWKFESQWFQKIYGKLVLKSQAQFGFMGYYNKDVGQAPFERFKLGGDGMQSYQYLQGSEIIGLRGYKNFSIVPVGSTYTDQNNPGSPIFNKYMLELRHPVIASQSATIFVLAFAEGGNVWNSFSDFAPFNVRRSAGVGARIFLPIFGLLGLDYGYGFDTIPGQPDANKGQFHFSISQSLTGGFN; this comes from the coding sequence ATGAATAAATTCCTTTTTGCAATTCTTTTTTCTATGATCTGTTCAGGCGTGTGGGCTCAGGTATCAAACCAGCCGCGGGCTGCGTTGAGCAAACAAATCCCTCCAGACAGTTTAAGCTATTTAAATCCACGAGAGTATATTATTGGTGGCATAACAGTTAGTGGCACCAAGTTTCTGGATAAGGATGTATTGATACAAATATCTAAACTTAACAAAGGCGATAAAATAACCATTCCTGGTGAAGCTTCATCAAATGTGATTAAAGCCCTTTGGGACCAGGGATTGTTTGACGATGTACAGTTAAACATCACCCGCTTAACGCTCGATTCGGTTTACTTTGATATCCAGATCACCGAGCGTCCTCGTTTATCAAGGATACACCTAACCGGTATCCGCAAAGGAGAGATAGAAGATATCCAGAAAATGCTGAACGATAAGGGTGGTAAAATTGTAAACGAAAACTTACTTAATACCACAACCAACATCATTAAAAAGCATTTTAACGAAAAAGGTTTTTTAAACACAACCGTTATTATTAAACAACGTAAAGACCCTGCCGACGCAAACAGCGTTATTTTAGATGTTGCAATTGATAAAAAGCAGAAAGTTAAAATCAATAAAATAACCTTTGAAGGCAATGTAGCTTTTACACCTAAAAAGTTAAAAGGTTACTTAGGTAAAACACGCGAACGGAAATGGTACCATTTATTTGGTTCTAAAAAGTTTATGCGCGATAAGTACGATGAGGATAAGCAAGACTTTACCGATAAACTGCAAGCAAAAGGTTACCGCGATGCAGAAATTGTAAGTGATTCTGTTTACCGCCACGATGATAAAACGGTTGACATTAAAATTAAAATATACGAAGGTCCTAAATATTACTTTGGTAAGGTTACCTTTTCGGGCAACGCAAAATATCCAACTGCATTTTTAAATACATTGTTACGTATAAAAAAAGGCGATATATTTAGCGAAGAAAACCTTAACAAACGTTTAAGCGGCCCAACCGCAAATAGTGACGATATTTCATCGTTATACCTTAACGATGGTTATTTAACTTACCAGGCAGATCCGGTTCAAACCCGCATATACAATGATACCATCGACGTAGACGTTCGGATGTACGAAGGCCCTCAATACACCATTAACCGCGTATTGATAAAAGGTAACGACGTAACTAACGATAAGGTTATTTTGCGTGGGCTGCACACTAAACCAGGTCAGCGTTTCTCAAAAGAAGCTATTGTGCGCAGTACACGGGATATTACACAACTGGGTAACTTTGATGAGCAAAAAACAGATCCAAAGCCAACCAATATTAACCCTCAGGATGGTACTGTTGATATTGTTTACAACGTAGTTGAAAAACCTTCAGATCAGATCGAACTATCTGGTGGTTTTGGTGGTGGCCAATTGGTAGGTACATTAGGCTTAACCTTTAACAACTTCTCGTTACGTAACTTATTTAATGGTAAGGCTTATCGCCCGTTACCAAAAGGTGATGGTCAAAAATTAAGTTTAAGGGGCCAGTCTAACGGTCAGGATTATCAAAATTATTCGTTTACCTTCTCCGAGCCATGGCTGGGTGGTAAAAAACCAATTTATTTTGCATTAACAGCTTATACACAGTTAAGTTCAAATGTTTCTTCTTACGCCTCAACAGATCCTAACTATTATCACCTTAAAATAAACGGAGCCGGTGTTACACTGGGTAGGCAATTAAAATGGCCTGATGATGCTTTTCAGTTAAACTATTCGTTTAACGTAGATCATTACTCGCTGCAAAATTACCCTGGTTATTTGTTTAAGAACGGTACTTCATGGAACATCAAGTTAACGCAAGAATTTAGCCGTAACTCGCTGGATGCGCCTATCTATCCAACATCGGGTTCAAACTTAAAATTCACGGTACAAGTTACACCGCCGTACTCGTTGTTTAACAACACTAACTATAAAATTGCAACCGCACAAGAGCGTTACCAGTTTGTTGAATACCACAAATGGAAATTCGAATCGCAGTGGTTCCAAAAAATATATGGTAAACTGGTATTAAAAAGTCAGGCGCAGTTTGGCTTTATGGGCTACTACAATAAGGATGTGGGCCAGGCACCGTTTGAGCGCTTTAAGTTAGGTGGCGACGGTATGCAGAGCTATCAGTATTTACAGGGTAGCGAAATTATAGGCTTAAGAGGTTACAAAAACTTCTCTATAGTGCCGGTTGGCTCAACCTATACCGATCAAAATAATCCTGGTAGCCCTATATTTAACAAGTATATGCTTGAGCTACGTCACCCGGTTATTGCCAGCCAAAGTGCCACAATATTTGTGTTGGCATTTGCCGAAGGCGGTAACGTATGGAACTCGTTCAGCGATTTTGCACCGTTTAACGTAAGGCGTTCGGCGGGTGTAGGTGCGCGTATATTTTTGCCTATATTTGGTTTGCTTGGTTTGGATTATGGTTATGGTTTTGATACTATCCCGGGTCAGCCCGATGCTAATAAAGGCCAGTTCCACTTCTCAATATCGCAAAGTTTAACCGGCGGGTTTAATTAA